In Drosophila nasuta strain 15112-1781.00 chromosome 2R, ASM2355853v1, whole genome shotgun sequence, a single genomic region encodes these proteins:
- the LOC132784805 gene encoding protein obstructor-E isoform X1: protein MKKFLVVFVALFGAAVAQQSFKCPDDFGFYPHETSCDKYWKCDNGVSELKTCGNGLAFDATDSKFLTENCDYLHNVDCGERTELEAPIATPHCARLYGIFPDENKCDVFWNCWNGEPSRYQCSPGLAYDRDARVCMWADQVPECKNEEVANGFACPAAGELANAGSFSRHAHPEDCRKYYICLEGVAREYGCPIGTVFKIGDSDGTGNCEDPEDVPGCEDYYGDVDLKALKKTGLLTTQNQHTKAMAVGIEHSPERMERADDDADEREREQRAKSEKLKLKADTAAMPAG from the exons ATGAAGAAATTTTTAGTTGTATTTGTGGCATTATTCGGAGCCG CCGTGGCCCAACAGAGCTTCAAGTGCCCCGATGACTTCGGTTTCTATCCACACGAGACGTCCTGTGACAAATATTGGAAGTGCGATAATGGCGTCTCCGAGCTGAAGACCTGCGGCAATGGTCTTGCCTTTGATGCTACGGACTCGAAATTCCTCACCGAAAACTGTGACTATCTGCACAACGTTGATTGCGGTGAACGCACAGAGTTGG AGGCACCAATTGCCACGCCACACTGCGCTCGTCTGTACGGCATCTTCCCCGATGAGAACAAATGCGATGTGTTCTGGAACTGCTGGAACGGTGAACCATCCAGATATCAGTGCTCGCCCGGTCTTGCCTACGATCGTGATGCTCGCGTCTGCATGTGGGCCGATCAGGTGCCAGAGTGCAAGAACGAAG AGGTTGCTAATGGCTTTGCCTGCCCTGCTGCTGGTGAGCTGGCAAATGCTGGTTCCTTCTCGCGTCACGCTCACCCCGAGGATTGCCGCAAGTACTACATCTGCTTGGAGGGTGTTGCCCGCGAGTATGGTTGCCCCATTGGTACTGTCTTCAAGATTGGCGACAGTGACGGCACTGGCAACTGCGAGGATCCCGAGGATGTTCCCGGCTG CGAGGATTACTATGGCGATGTAGACCTcaaagctttaaaaaaaactgGGCTTTTAACAACACAAAACCAGCATACAAAAGCCATGGCAGTTGGGATTGAACACAGTCCTGAACGCATGGAGCGCGCCGATGACGACGCCgatgagagagaaagagagcaaagagcaaagagcgagaagctgaagctgaaagcAGATACAGCCGCCATGCCAGCGGGTTGA
- the LOC132784805 gene encoding protein obstructor-E isoform X2, with the protein MKKFLVVFVALFGAAVAQQSFKCPDDFGFYPHETSCDKYWKCDNGVSELKTCGNGLAFDATDSKFLTENCDYLHNVDCGERTELEAPIATPHCARLYGIFPDENKCDVFWNCWNGEPSRYQCSPGLAYDRDARVCMWADQVPECKNEEVANGFACPAAGELANAGSFSRHAHPEDCRKYYICLEGVAREYGCPIGTVFKIGDSDGTGNCEDPEDVPGCEDYYGDLDLKSIRKSELLAGLNTEGRTKSAPKTKAATS; encoded by the exons ATGAAGAAATTTTTAGTTGTATTTGTGGCATTATTCGGAGCCG CCGTGGCCCAACAGAGCTTCAAGTGCCCCGATGACTTCGGTTTCTATCCACACGAGACGTCCTGTGACAAATATTGGAAGTGCGATAATGGCGTCTCCGAGCTGAAGACCTGCGGCAATGGTCTTGCCTTTGATGCTACGGACTCGAAATTCCTCACCGAAAACTGTGACTATCTGCACAACGTTGATTGCGGTGAACGCACAGAGTTGG AGGCACCAATTGCCACGCCACACTGCGCTCGTCTGTACGGCATCTTCCCCGATGAGAACAAATGCGATGTGTTCTGGAACTGCTGGAACGGTGAACCATCCAGATATCAGTGCTCGCCCGGTCTTGCCTACGATCGTGATGCTCGCGTCTGCATGTGGGCCGATCAGGTGCCAGAGTGCAAGAACGAAG AGGTTGCTAATGGCTTTGCCTGCCCTGCTGCTGGTGAGCTGGCAAATGCTGGTTCCTTCTCGCGTCACGCTCACCCCGAGGATTGCCGCAAGTACTACATCTGCTTGGAGGGTGTTGCCCGCGAGTATGGTTGCCCCATTGGTACTGTCTTCAAGATTGGCGACAGTGACGGCACTGGCAACTGCGAGGATCCCGAGGATGTTCCCGGCTG CGAAGACTACTATGGTGATCTGGATCTGAAGAGCATCCGCAAAAGCGAGCTTCTAGCTGGATTGAACACTGAAGGTCGCACCAAGAGCGCGCCCAAAACCAAAGCTGCCACCTCATAA
- the LOC132784808 gene encoding uncharacterized protein LOC132784808 isoform X2, with protein sequence MRVLLMLAACLSLVVLEGSALLSGEERSIRKCLNNYGGLNAANAERLDRYTQWSESYEEVPCFTQCYLSEMFDFYHEEAGFDAIRIKKHFGEAVYEACSERLKLGDLRQSSCEHAYAGFHCIVSLENDPFILIENMQNATRAAKSAMKECLQQVDQVEWNRISDYARFPVTEPIPCFTRCFISRLELFDERTHRWRVPAMRRALGVPALGAHVAGCAQRRGRNPCATMYQQFTCFVLAV encoded by the exons ATGCGTGTGCTGTTAATGCTAGCAGCATGTCTTTCCCTGGTCGTG CTTGAGGGCTCGGCTCTGTTAAGTGGCGAGGAGCGCAGCATCAGGAAATGCCTCAATAACTATGGTGGTCTTAATGCAGCGAATGCCGAACGTCTGGATCGCTATACACAATGGTCGGAGAGCTACGAGGAGGTGCCCTGTTTTACGCAATGCTATCTGAGTGAGATGTTCGACTTCTACCACGAAGAGGCGGGCTTTGATGCCATACGCATCAAGAAGCACTTCGGAGAGGCTGTCTACGAGGCATGCAGCGAACGATTGAAGTTAGGTGACCTTAGGCAAAGCAGCTGTGAGCATGCGTATGCGGGCTTTCACTGTATCGTCAGC CTGGAAAACGATCCGTTCATATTGATTGAGAACATGCAGAACGCAACTCGTGCTGCCAAATCCGCAATGAAGGAATGCCTGCAACAAGTGGATCAAGTGGAGTGGAATCGCATCAGCGATTATGCACGCTTCCCCGTCACAGAGCCCATTCCCTGTTTCACACGCTGCTTCATCTCTCGGCTAGAATTATTCGATGAGCGCACTCACCGCTGGCGTGTGCCAGCTATGCGCAGGGCTTTGGGCGTGCCAGCATTGGGCGCCCATGTGGCTGGATGTGCCCAGCGTCGTGGTCGCAATCCCTGTGCAACCATGTACCAGCAATTTACCTGCTTTGTGTTGGCCGTTTAG
- the LOC132784808 gene encoding uncharacterized protein LOC132784808 isoform X1 codes for MRVLLMLAACLSLVVQLEGSALLSGEERSIRKCLNNYGGLNAANAERLDRYTQWSESYEEVPCFTQCYLSEMFDFYHEEAGFDAIRIKKHFGEAVYEACSERLKLGDLRQSSCEHAYAGFHCIVSLENDPFILIENMQNATRAAKSAMKECLQQVDQVEWNRISDYARFPVTEPIPCFTRCFISRLELFDERTHRWRVPAMRRALGVPALGAHVAGCAQRRGRNPCATMYQQFTCFVLAV; via the exons ATGCGTGTGCTGTTAATGCTAGCAGCATGTCTTTCCCTGGTCGTG CAGCTTGAGGGCTCGGCTCTGTTAAGTGGCGAGGAGCGCAGCATCAGGAAATGCCTCAATAACTATGGTGGTCTTAATGCAGCGAATGCCGAACGTCTGGATCGCTATACACAATGGTCGGAGAGCTACGAGGAGGTGCCCTGTTTTACGCAATGCTATCTGAGTGAGATGTTCGACTTCTACCACGAAGAGGCGGGCTTTGATGCCATACGCATCAAGAAGCACTTCGGAGAGGCTGTCTACGAGGCATGCAGCGAACGATTGAAGTTAGGTGACCTTAGGCAAAGCAGCTGTGAGCATGCGTATGCGGGCTTTCACTGTATCGTCAGC CTGGAAAACGATCCGTTCATATTGATTGAGAACATGCAGAACGCAACTCGTGCTGCCAAATCCGCAATGAAGGAATGCCTGCAACAAGTGGATCAAGTGGAGTGGAATCGCATCAGCGATTATGCACGCTTCCCCGTCACAGAGCCCATTCCCTGTTTCACACGCTGCTTCATCTCTCGGCTAGAATTATTCGATGAGCGCACTCACCGCTGGCGTGTGCCAGCTATGCGCAGGGCTTTGGGCGTGCCAGCATTGGGCGCCCATGTGGCTGGATGTGCCCAGCGTCGTGGTCGCAATCCCTGTGCAACCATGTACCAGCAATTTACCTGCTTTGTGTTGGCCGTTTAG
- the LOC132784807 gene encoding uncharacterized protein LOC132784807 isoform X2, with protein MKLYTFVLCVAVAAVSQVLAAKFQIRNHDDAVAAHEECREDFYVPDDIYEKFLNYEFPEHRRTKCYVKCFLEKMGLFTDRKGFNEKAIIAQFTSNNFKDLEPVRHGLEKCIDHNEAESDTCTWANRVFSCWLPINRHVVRMIYTRADLTADAQILEKCLHDLSSPERINTDLKKLERYGEWTSEEVPCLMHCLASAKGWFDAEANKWHKQRLADELGADIYNYCHYELHRKSRNGCSYAYRGLRCLKQAELHAGTSIATLLRCTSKLNATNVELLQYSKLKPRESIPCLFQCFADALHFYDDAGNWQLQNWQQAFGPSRQDQQPDYNGCRLSQEQRNQAANKCAWMYDEYLCWEQHNGNLRMETSTSTTTTTTAKPN; from the exons atgaaacttTACACCTTTGTGCTGTGCGTTGCAGTGGCTGCCGTTTCACAG GTGTTGGCCGCCAAGTTTCAGATTCGCAACCatgatgatgctgttgccGCACACGAGGAGTGCCGTGAAGATTTCTATGTGCCCGATGACATTTACGAGAAATTCCTGAACTACGAGTTCCCCGAACATCGTCGCACCAAATGCTATGTGAAGTGCTTTTTGGAGAAAATGGGTCTGTTCACCGATCGCAAAGGCTTCAATGAGAAGGCAATCATTGCGCAGTTCACATCGAACAACTTTAAGGACTTGGAGCCAGTCCGTCACGGTTTGGAGAAGTGCATCGATCACAATGAGGCCGAATCGGACACTTGCACCTGGGCCAATCGTGTCTTCTCCTGCTGGCTGCCCATCAACCGTCATGTGGTGCGCATGATCTAT ACGCGCGCTGATCTAACAGCTGATGCGCAGATACTGGAGAAATGCCTGCACGATCTGAGCAGTCCGGAGCGCATCAACACTGATCTCAAGAAGCTGGAGCGCTATGGCGAGTGGACGAGCGAAGAGGTGCCCTGCCTGATGCACTGTCTGGCCAGCGCAAAGGGCTGGTTCGACGCCGAGGCGAACAAGTGGCACAAGCAGCGATTGGCTGACGAGTTGGGTGCCGACATTTATAACTATTGCCACTACGAGTTGCATCGCAAATCGCGAAACGGCTGCAGCTATGCGTATCGTGGACTGCGCTGTCTGAAGCAGGCCGAGTTGCATGCTGGCACGAGCATCGCGACGTTGCTGCGCTGCACCAGCAAACTGAATGCCACCAATGTGGAGCTGCTGCAGTACAGCAAACTGAAGCCAAGGGAATCGATACCGTGCTTGTTTCAATGCTTCGCCGATGCTTTGCATTTCTACGACGATGCGGGCAACTGGCAGTTGCAGAATTGGCAACAGGCGTTTGGACCCAGTCGACAGGATCAGCAGCCGGACTACAATGGCTGCCGTTTGAGTCAGGAGCAGCGCAACCAAGCGGCCAATAAGTGTGCCTGGATGTACGACGAATATCTGTGCTGGGAGCAACATAATGGCAATCTACGCATGGAGACATCAACTtccacgacaacaacaacaacggcaaagCCGAATTAG
- the LOC132784807 gene encoding uncharacterized protein LOC132784807 isoform X1 encodes MRLRLIISLLALWTVCGTTRADLTADAQILEKCLHDLSSPERINTDLKKLERYGEWTSEEVPCLMHCLASAKGWFDAEANKWHKQRLADELGADIYNYCHYELHRKSRNGCSYAYRGLRCLKQAELHAGTSIATLLRCTSKLNATNVELLQYSKLKPRESIPCLFQCFADALHFYDDAGNWQLQNWQQAFGPSRQDQQPDYNGCRLSQEQRNQAANKCAWMYDEYLCWEQHNGNLRMETSTSTTTTTTAKPN; translated from the exons ATGCGTCTACGTCTGATTATCAGCTTGCTGGCATTGTGGACAGTGTGTGGCACG ACGCGCGCTGATCTAACAGCTGATGCGCAGATACTGGAGAAATGCCTGCACGATCTGAGCAGTCCGGAGCGCATCAACACTGATCTCAAGAAGCTGGAGCGCTATGGCGAGTGGACGAGCGAAGAGGTGCCCTGCCTGATGCACTGTCTGGCCAGCGCAAAGGGCTGGTTCGACGCCGAGGCGAACAAGTGGCACAAGCAGCGATTGGCTGACGAGTTGGGTGCCGACATTTATAACTATTGCCACTACGAGTTGCATCGCAAATCGCGAAACGGCTGCAGCTATGCGTATCGTGGACTGCGCTGTCTGAAGCAGGCCGAGTTGCATGCTGGCACGAGCATCGCGACGTTGCTGCGCTGCACCAGCAAACTGAATGCCACCAATGTGGAGCTGCTGCAGTACAGCAAACTGAAGCCAAGGGAATCGATACCGTGCTTGTTTCAATGCTTCGCCGATGCTTTGCATTTCTACGACGATGCGGGCAACTGGCAGTTGCAGAATTGGCAACAGGCGTTTGGACCCAGTCGACAGGATCAGCAGCCGGACTACAATGGCTGCCGTTTGAGTCAGGAGCAGCGCAACCAAGCGGCCAATAAGTGTGCCTGGATGTACGACGAATATCTGTGCTGGGAGCAACATAATGGCAATCTACGCATGGAGACATCAACTtccacgacaacaacaacaacggcaaagCCGAATTAG
- the LOC132785061 gene encoding V-type proton ATPase subunit F has protein sequence MSHQSIEDGKLMAVIGDEDTCVGFLLGGIGEINEQRQSNFMVVEKDTTKAEIDQCFKRFVAREDIAIIMINQIYADMIRTTLDKHLLPVPTVLEIPSKQHAYDSSKDSILKRAQGILKPAGRRR, from the exons atgtcacATCAATCTATAGAAGATGGAAAACTGATGGCAGTTATAGGCGATGAG gaTACTTGTGTCGGATTTTTGCTTGGCGGCATTGGGGAAATTAATGAGCAGCGCCAATCCAACTTTATGGTTGTAGAGAAAG ATACAACTAAAGCCGAAATTGACCAGTGCTTTAAGCGTTTTGTAGCACGCGAAGATATTGCAATCATAATGATCAATCAGATATACGCAGACATGATACGCACAACTCTCGATAAGCATTTGCTGCCTGTGCCCACAGTGCTGGAAATACCTTCAAAGCAGCATGCATACGACTCCAGCAAGGATTCCATTCTAAAGCGTGCTCAA GGCATTTTGAAGCCAGCTGGGCGACGTCGTTAG